One Cervus elaphus chromosome 28, mCerEla1.1, whole genome shotgun sequence DNA segment encodes these proteins:
- the TENT5A gene encoding terminal nucleotidyltransferase 5A isoform X1: protein MAEGEGYFAMAEDELAGGPYIPLGGDLSGGDCGGGGGGGFAGHCLEYCESPTAHCNVLNWEQVQRLDGILSETIPIHGRGNFPTLELQPSLIVKVVRRRLAEKRIGVRDVRLNGSAASHVLHQDSGLGYKDLDLIFCADLRGEEEFQTVKDVVLDCLLDFLPEGVNKEKITPLTLKEAYVQKMVKVCNDSDRWSLISLSNNSGKNVELKFVDSLRRQFEFSVDSFQIKLDSLLLFYECSENPMTETFHPTIIGESVYGDFHEAFDHLCNKIIATRNPEEIRGGGLLKYCNLLVRGFRPASDEIKTLQRYMCSRFFIDFSDIGEQQRKLESYLQNHFVGLEDRKYDYLMTLHGVVNESTVCLMGHERRQTLNLITMLAIRVLADQNVIPNVANVTCYYQPAPYVADANFSNYYIAQVQPVFTCQQQTYSTWLPCN, encoded by the exons ATGGCGGAAGGCGAAGGGTACTTTGCCATGGCCGAGGACGAGCTGGCCGGCGGCCCCTACATCCCCCTGGGCGGCGATCTGAGCGGCGGCgactgcggcggcggcggcggcggcgggttCGCCGGGCATTGCTTGGAATACTGCGAAAGCCCCACGGCGCACTGCAACGTGCTGAACTGGGAGCAAGTGCAGCGGCTGGATGGCATCCTGAGCGAGACCATCCCAATCCACGGGCGCGGCAACTTCCCCACGCTCGAGCTGCAGCCCAGCCTGATCGTGAAAGTGGTGCGGCGGCGGCTGGCCGAGAAGCGCATCGGCGTCCGCGACGTGCGCCTCAACGGCTCGGCCGCCAGCCACGTCCTGCACCAGGACAGCGGCCTGGGCTACAAAGACCTGGACCTCATCTTCTGCGCCGACCTGCGCGGGGAAGAGGAGTTTCAGACTGTGAAGGACGTCGTGCTGGACTGCCTGTTGGACTTCTTACCCGAAGGGGTGAACAAGGAGAAGATCACACCACTCACGCTCAAG GAAGCTTATGTGCAGAAAATGGTTAAAGTGTGCAATGACTCTGACCGATGGAGTCTTATATCCCTGTCAAACAACAGTGGCAAAAATGTGGAACTGAAATTTGTGGATTCCCTCCGGAGGCAGTTTGAATTTAGTGTAGATTCTTTTCAAATCAAATTAGACTCTCTTCTCCTCTTTTACGAATGTTCAGAGAACCCGATGACTGAAACGTTTCACCCCACAATAATTGGGGAGAGCGTCTATGGCGATTTCCATGAAGCCTTTGATCACCTTTGTAACAAGATCATTGCCACGCGGAACCCAGAGGAAATCAGAGGGGGAGGCCTGCTAAAGTACTGCAACCTCTTAGTGAGGGGCTTTAGGCCCGCCTCTGATGAGATCAAGACCCTTCAGAGGTATATGTGTTCCAGGTTTTTCATCGACTTCTCAGACATTGGAGAGCAGCAGAGAAAACTGGAGTCCTATTTGCAGAACCACTTCGTGGGCTTGGAAGACCGCAAGTATGACTATCTCATGACCCTTCATGGAGTGGTGAATGAGAGTACCGTGTGTCTGATGGGACATGAAAGAAGACAGACTTTAAACCTGATCACAATGCTGGCTATCCGGGTGCTAGCTGACCAGAATGTCATCCCTAACGTGGCCAATGTCACTTGCTATTACCAGCCGGCTCCCTATGTAGCAGATGCCAACTTTAGCAATTACTATATTGCACAGGTCCAGCCAGTGTTCACATGCCAGCAACAGACATACTCCACTTGGCTACCCTGCAATTAA
- the TENT5A gene encoding terminal nucleotidyltransferase 5A isoform X2 codes for MHQRYFWTDQGQVAFGGHFMAEGEGYFAMAEDELAGGPYIPLGGDLSGGDCGGGGGGGFAGHCLEYCESPTAHCNVLNWEQVQRLDGILSETIPIHGRGNFPTLELQPSLIVKVVRRRLAEKRIGVRDVRLNGSAASHVLHQDSGLGYKDLDLIFCADLRGEEEFQTVKDVVLDCLLDFLPEGVNKEKITPLTLKEAYVQKMVKVCNDSDRWSLISLSNNSGKNVELKFVDSLRRQFEFSVDSFQIKLDSLLLFYECSENPMTETFHPTIIGESVYGDFHEAFDHLCNKIIATRNPEEIRGGGLLKYCNLLVRGFRPASDEIKTLQRYMCSRFFIDFSDIGEQQRKLESYLQNHFVGLEDRKYDYLMTLHGVVNESTVCLMGHERRQTLNLITMLAIRVLADQNVIPNVANVTCYYQPAPYVADANFSNYYIAQVQPVFTCQQQTYSTWLPCN; via the exons ATGCATCAGAGATACTTTTG GACCGACCAGGGCCAAGTGGCGTTCGGCGGGCACTTCATGGCGGAAGGCGAAGGGTACTTTGCCATGGCCGAGGACGAGCTGGCCGGCGGCCCCTACATCCCCCTGGGCGGCGATCTGAGCGGCGGCgactgcggcggcggcggcggcggcgggttCGCCGGGCATTGCTTGGAATACTGCGAAAGCCCCACGGCGCACTGCAACGTGCTGAACTGGGAGCAAGTGCAGCGGCTGGATGGCATCCTGAGCGAGACCATCCCAATCCACGGGCGCGGCAACTTCCCCACGCTCGAGCTGCAGCCCAGCCTGATCGTGAAAGTGGTGCGGCGGCGGCTGGCCGAGAAGCGCATCGGCGTCCGCGACGTGCGCCTCAACGGCTCGGCCGCCAGCCACGTCCTGCACCAGGACAGCGGCCTGGGCTACAAAGACCTGGACCTCATCTTCTGCGCCGACCTGCGCGGGGAAGAGGAGTTTCAGACTGTGAAGGACGTCGTGCTGGACTGCCTGTTGGACTTCTTACCCGAAGGGGTGAACAAGGAGAAGATCACACCACTCACGCTCAAG GAAGCTTATGTGCAGAAAATGGTTAAAGTGTGCAATGACTCTGACCGATGGAGTCTTATATCCCTGTCAAACAACAGTGGCAAAAATGTGGAACTGAAATTTGTGGATTCCCTCCGGAGGCAGTTTGAATTTAGTGTAGATTCTTTTCAAATCAAATTAGACTCTCTTCTCCTCTTTTACGAATGTTCAGAGAACCCGATGACTGAAACGTTTCACCCCACAATAATTGGGGAGAGCGTCTATGGCGATTTCCATGAAGCCTTTGATCACCTTTGTAACAAGATCATTGCCACGCGGAACCCAGAGGAAATCAGAGGGGGAGGCCTGCTAAAGTACTGCAACCTCTTAGTGAGGGGCTTTAGGCCCGCCTCTGATGAGATCAAGACCCTTCAGAGGTATATGTGTTCCAGGTTTTTCATCGACTTCTCAGACATTGGAGAGCAGCAGAGAAAACTGGAGTCCTATTTGCAGAACCACTTCGTGGGCTTGGAAGACCGCAAGTATGACTATCTCATGACCCTTCATGGAGTGGTGAATGAGAGTACCGTGTGTCTGATGGGACATGAAAGAAGACAGACTTTAAACCTGATCACAATGCTGGCTATCCGGGTGCTAGCTGACCAGAATGTCATCCCTAACGTGGCCAATGTCACTTGCTATTACCAGCCGGCTCCCTATGTAGCAGATGCCAACTTTAGCAATTACTATATTGCACAGGTCCAGCCAGTGTTCACATGCCAGCAACAGACATACTCCACTTGGCTACCCTGCAATTAA